A single window of Gammaproteobacteria bacterium DNA harbors:
- a CDS encoding HEAT repeat domain-containing protein: MIIKSDDLFDCENNNICCSVEYCDLGVRDIIEYLLSSSKSFCDDDIKEKLKIIVSSPDLRVIVDRYLVNLSHNHSYLPKTLAGIGRLLLGERDGVSLSLILLERSEISKFLSTFPSRAAIAVVGPCGVKMLTYKVTGNKFNNDIFNREYKLYLHDKKIMNVGDIFIFNPGGKAIDLVPIGRATLLLILNYNIEEFLIWHFDRKNKFPVGVSAASFMDSRMQMAALALGKMSDGRDSDISALKKLLGHPRHFVRWQAMQSLGTLRPQDCLVALREALQDPHPHVRRAALKSLRRVQAQSAVQKTGGREG, translated from the coding sequence ATGATTATAAAATCTGACGATTTATTTGATTGTGAAAACAATAACATTTGTTGTTCTGTTGAATATTGTGATCTGGGGGTACGTGATATTATTGAATATTTACTATCATCTAGCAAGTCTTTTTGTGATGACGATATAAAAGAAAAGCTTAAAATTATCGTTTCCTCTCCTGACTTGCGAGTCATTGTCGATAGGTACCTTGTAAATCTGTCTCATAATCATTCGTATCTTCCTAAGACATTGGCTGGCATTGGCCGCTTGCTTTTGGGTGAGCGAGATGGGGTAAGTTTGTCATTGATCTTACTAGAGAGGAGTGAAATTAGTAAATTTCTATCTACCTTTCCAAGTAGGGCAGCGATTGCTGTTGTCGGGCCGTGTGGGGTCAAGATGTTAACATATAAAGTGACGGGAAATAAGTTTAATAATGATATTTTTAATCGTGAATACAAGTTATATCTTCATGATAAGAAAATAATGAACGTTGGAGATATTTTTATCTTTAATCCTGGAGGGAAGGCCATAGACTTGGTCCCTATAGGTAGGGCGACTCTATTATTAATTCTTAATTATAATATTGAGGAATTCCTAATATGGCATTTTGATAGAAAAAATAAATTTCCGGTCGGAGTAAGCGCAGCTAGCTTCATGGATTCTCGCATGCAGATGGCGGCCTTGGCATTGGGCAAGATGTCTGATGGTCGTGATAGTGATATTTCTGCTCTGAAAAAGCTTTTGGGGCATCCCCGGCATTTTGTTCGGTGGCAGGCAATGCAGAGCCTTGGGACGTTAAGGCCGCAAGATTGCCTGGTGGCGCTGAGGGAAGCTCTCCAGGACCCTCACCCGCACGTCCGTAGAGCTGCATTGAAGAGTCTTCGAAGGGTCCAGGCGCAATCGGCAGTGCAAAAGACCGGGGGGAGGGAGGGCTGA